In Lacerta agilis isolate rLacAgi1 chromosome 8, rLacAgi1.pri, whole genome shotgun sequence, one genomic interval encodes:
- the TMEM91 gene encoding transmembrane protein 91 — MENIHELQHPLLAKSPGRTTLRGGMLSRVVPQDHSRLLSHHVPPSLSWLQPGPHILPSQLLDPSSLQRAVEPFRTPEPTLYPELWKSSNPQGWKKKDYIETAFGDSKEAGELPRKVPLEKDIHTVCYEVGDTESPDLENDSSSDSDTESESSFSMLLPQDYLGLAVFSMLCCFWPLGIAAFYLSQKTNKASAKGDYPGAWTASRQTFALAVLSIILGICTYIGAVVALIAYLSNKAPT; from the exons ATGGAGAACATCCATGAACTGCAGCACCCACTTCTGGCAAAGTCCCCTGGGAGAACGACCCTCCGGGGCGGAATGCTGAGTCGGGTCGTTCCCCAGGACCACTCCAGACTGCTGTCCCATCACGTGCCCCCTAGCCTCTCCTGGCTCCAGCCTGGACCCCACATCCTTCCCAGTCAGCTCCTGGATCCTAGCAGCCTGCAGAGGGCAGTCGAGCCCTTCCGCACCCCGGAACCGACCCTGTACCCCGAGCTGTGGAAGTCAAGCAACCCCCAAGGCTGGAAGAAGAAAGATTATATCGAAACCGCCTTTGGAGACAGCAAGGAGGCTGGGGAACTGCCCAGGAAGGTGCCTCTGGAAAAGGACATCCACACCGTCTGCTACGAAGTGGGCGACACAGAGTCTCCGGACCTCGAG AATGATTCCTCGAGCGACAGCGATACTGAGAGCGAGAGCAGCTTCTCCATGCTGCTGCCGCAAGATTACCTGGGCCTGGCGGTCTTCTCCATGCTGTGCTGCTTCTGGCCACTGGGCATCGCTGCTTTCTACCTGTCCCAAAAG ACCAACAAGGCGTCTGCCAAGGGCGACTACCCAGGAGCATGGACGGCCTCTCGCCAAACCTTCGCCTTGGCTGTCTTGTCCATCATCCTCGGCATCTGCACCTACATCGGAGCGGTGGTGGCTCTCATCGCTTACCTGTCCAACAAGGCGCCGACCTAG